ATATTTTTCTGAAGGAATACCGGGTGGCTCAGACCTATTTCCGCGTTGCTTCTACAAAACCCGACGCGCCTGATATGGCAAAACGGTGGTATGCGTTCATTACTTACCTCAAGCTCGGTGACCTAAAGACTTCGCTGGCACTCTGGATGGACCTCTATAATAATACCGAGAATCCCGAGGAAAAGGAGATCGCGGCGATCTACATAAAGAAGATTAAGATGCAGATAGACATTGATTTCCTTAATCGTAAAATCGGGGAATATGCTGATGCAATAGGCTATCCGCCTGCCGTGATAACTGACCTGGTAACGTCAGGGCTCGTCGAGGCAATACCCGAAGAACCACATGGTGAGAGCTACTATATAAGAGACGGAAAAGCCCGTTCCACATGGGATCGGGATAATTGAAAAACCGGAGCTATTCTAAGACTTCTGGCTAGGTCTTGCTTTTCTGACCGAAATTCTCCCTGATACCTTCTACCATCTGATTGAAGCTGTCAGCAACGTCATGAATTGCATCACCTTTGCGAAATCTCAGGGTCACTGTATAGTCACCGTTCTGTACCTTTTCCATGAACATCTTCAGACGGTATAGCGGACCGGCAATCCGATGCGATACGAATATGCACACAACCGCAAGAAAGAGAAAAGCGACGGGCAGGATTATGAGCAGTGGTCTCGTGGATGCGACTATCAGTTCACTGCCGGTTGGTGCCCGTCCATAATTTTCTATGAAATCAACGATCGAAGAAAGGAAGAAATAGTGGTTTATCAGCGTAATAAGCAGTGTTATGACAAAGACAAGAAAAAGCATCAAACCCAGCATCCTGAATTGAAATTTCTTGTGCACGATATAGTTTCTTCTCTGTAATTTCATGGTTCCTTTCGGGTTATGGAAGAACCAACAAAAGCGGGGCTTTCGCACCAAAGGCAGTTAGAATATATGAAAAGGCTGCTGAGCCATTGCTGCTTGGCGTAGTGTTGTCAGCCTGGTATGCTGAATAGTAGACACAACCTTGTGGTCCGCCAGGGGGCCCGGGTGGAACAGGTGGAGCAGCAACCAAAAGATTCTCGATTACCGTGAAAGTTATGTTAAAAGGATTCTTGAAACCTGGATGCGGTTTTAGCAATGCATCTGGAGGAAATGGCGGCAAACGTACCCCTCCTGCAAGGGACATGTTACCGACAACTCCAGGAAGAATAGACGGATTTGCCTCACTCACCTTTGTATCTAAATCACCAGGGTAGACCCCGCCAGCCAGGGTATTGAATTCTTCGACGGCCGCGTGCGCCGAATGCATGTTCGCCTTCACGCTTGCTTCATAAGCCCGGTTTCTCAAACCGACATAATTTGGGATTGCGATCGCCGCCAGAATCGCGATGACAACGACGACGACCATGAGTTCGATCAAAGTAAAGCCTCTATGCATGCACCCTCTCCGTCTTCGATAAAAAATATTGGGGGGCAATTCGCTTGCCCCCCAATACCCATTGTTCATGCGATTTTTCACGCGATTATTGACCAGATTGTAGCGTAAGAGCCATGACCGCATCAACACCATTACCAGTGATGATATATCGGACTGCCGTCCCTGCCGGTGCGGGCGTTGTGGCACTCGCGTCAAATGACTCATAGAACACCACACCTGCATCAGCTGCCGCAGCATACGCTGCCGGTCCTATGTCACCCTCACGGTTAGCAGTCGCAACCGGATTCTTGAAGCTTGTCGGCAACAAAACATTGGCCGGCGCCGGTGGCCAGTTCCAAGTAGCTGCTCCAGCTATGCTACGAAGATCTGCAACGACACCGGTGATAGTTCCAACCCCTTCTGCACAATCAGCTGCATAGATTCCTTCAGTCAGCGTCGAGAAGTCCTCAGCAGCAAGCTGCAGAGTATGCATGTTGTTCTTTACCGATGCTTCCTTGGCACGCTTCTGCATGCTGATGAAGTTCGGTATTGCGATCGCCGCCAAGATACCAATGATAACGACAACCACCATGAGCTCGATCAGGGTAAATCCTTTATTCTTCATTTTTTGCCTCCTCAGCAAAGAATGGTACTAGTAGAGTGGAATAATGTGCCCCCGAATATTGAAAGGTCGATAACAAAACCCGGTTTACTTAACCAAGAGGCTTTAGGACACAGACAGCACGAGTATTAAGGCTTACGCCTCATTCCATCACCAGAAAGCCACACCCATCTTATTGGAGAAACTGATAGATTTTTAAAGACCAATTTACCTTATTATATAGCAATATCTGTGCCACGTCTATATGAAAGAAACCCATGAAATCGCGGGGCAAAAAAATTACTGTACTGTCTCAACAATAGCAATGTGTCTCATTGTTAAACACTTAAGTCTCGGAAATAATATACCTCTGAAATCCATCGATCTGCACTGAGGCGTTATTTCTTCCTCTTTTTGGTATTCTTGAATCTACGGTACAGGGTCGCACGGGACACCCCCAGTATCCTTGCTGCCTCGCTCATATTGCCGTTACATTCCTTCACTACCCGTGTGATCTCCTCGGACTGGATTTGATTCAGGCTCTTCCCTCTAGGCCGCGGCAGGCCGAGATGCTGGGGTTCTAAGTAGTGAGAATCGCTCAAAATTGCGGCTCTTTCAATCACGTGGCGCAATTCTCTCACGTTGCCAGGCCAATTGTAGTTGTTCAGTATTTTTAGTGAATCTACCCGTAACACACGTTCACCGATGTTTTCACGCGTACATATCTCCTTAAGAAAGTGTCGGGCGAGTAACGGTATGTCGTCGTGGCGTTCTCTTAAGGGCGGCAGCACGAGCGGGATTACATTCAAACGATAGTATAAATCTTCTCTGAAACTGCCCTTTCTCAATTCCTCGCTGAGATTTTTGTTAGTAGCAGCTATGAGCCTAACATCGACCTTGATTGGTTTTGTCGCACCCAGCGGAACAATTTCCCGTTCCTCCAGCAGCCTGAGTATCTTGACTTGAATTGTCGGCGAAGCATCACCGATCTCATCGAGAAAGAAAGTTCCCTTGTCTGCCGTCCTGAAAAGTCCTTCCTTGTCGGTCGTAGCACCTGTGAATGCGCCACGTTTATAGCCAAAAAGCTCACTCTCGAGCAAGGTATCAGGCATTGCCGCGCATGAAACAGTAACGAAATTGGACTTCGCGCGCTTTGAACGGTTGTGTATTTCGCGGGCGAACAACTCTTTGCCCGTACCCGATTCACCGAGCAACAAGACCGTGGTATCGGTTGCCGCGATCTTATCGAGCATTGCCAGGGTGCTACGCATCTGTTTGCTCGTCCCGATTATCTTTGTCGGCCCTTTCAGATACCCGCTCAGATTTGCCCTGATTCGAACTGCCAGCTCGTCTATGGAAAAGGGTTTTAATATGTAATCACTTGCCCGGTCACGCAAGGCGTTGATTGCCGAATCCATTGAACCATATGCCGTGATGAATATGAATGGCACGTCAGGATGTATACCCCGCACCTTTCTCAGGAATTCAAACCCGTCGATCTCCGGCATCTTTATGTCGCTGATGATCAAATCGTAATGCTGGTTCTTTACCTCGGCCATTGCATCTTTTGGATCAGTCGTCGCGAATACCTGATAGCCCTTCTGCTCGAGAGCGTATCCCAGCCATTTGATAAGACTGGCCTCATCATCAAGCAGGAGAATCTTATTTTTCATGGATTATCCACGTCCGTGTGTAGCAGTTTACAAGCAATGACGGAAGAGTCAATCCTATTTTCTTCTGAGTGCGAACAATTCATTCAGCACAAAAGTCAATTGCGGTTTTATCAACAACTCCCTTAATCCATCTCTACTTCTCATTGCGAAATCCATCAATATACTCACGCTTCCTATATTACGCAGGGGTACGCCGAACTCAAGCGCCACTCCGTGTTCAGTAACATCATTAAAGTACCAGGGATTGAAGTAATACATCAGACCAATATTACCACGATTCATAAATATCTTCAACCGGTTCGGCGAGTCAAACGTAGTATCACTCCAGAAAGAGTGTTCATAGATGATGCCAAGCGGCCATCCTGCAATTTTTGGATATATCCCGACCGAAAGTCGCTCGGGAAGATCAATCATCGTCGTCTCCTCAGGCAGGTATACCATTCGCACCCGGCCAAAGGACTCATAAGCGACAGAGAACAAGTCATGCTTTAGCCCAAAAGAAAATATCCTTCCCCGGTACCTGTAGGAGAATGTATCGACGAGACTGTACGAGCCGATGCTGTGGGTCCATATTTCCCAGGCGTTACCGAAGAGAAAGGATCCGGTTGTCGCAAGTTCGAAGGCTCCCAATCGTTTGCTCAATCCAGCGTACACTTCCTCTACACCCCCTTCTCCAAGGGCATGTATTTGTAGAGAACTATCCTCGAGGTAAACGTCAAAGCATTGATTGAAACGCTCGCGGTTGCCGACCATTACGCCGAACCCGTGTGTCAACGGCACGGCAAGGGACAATTTTATTGGATTCGTCCAGAATACCCCGCGGAGATCTCCCGATTCATTCAATAGCATGTATTCGGGACTTACGGTAAAACCGAGCCGGGCCAGATGGCTTCCTTGCATGAATGGATCGTTAAAGATACCGAGGTCTTCTCCGATACCACCTATTGAGAAAATCGAGGCGTTAATCAGAAAAGCGATGATGATACTCATTACGCTCTGTTGACTAATATCGGGGATCGGGCGGCTCGATATACCCGATGTTCAGACGATGCGAACCCCGTACTATCTTAACCCGTGAAATGTCATAGCTCTCTGGTGTGATACCGATAAAGAAACCGTAGTTAGAGTCAGGATGCTCGATCAGGTGTTCAGCGTGTTTTGCGATATCTATCGTCACCATCGTATCACCGACTCCAATCCTCTTCAGAGCAATGAGAGGACCGGTCGGCGTATCGAATGTTGAAAAGGGTTCAAGCAATTGGCGTACTCCGATCTCGATCGTATCGCGGTGGCTGAAATATTCAGCGCACCTGAATGAAAGTTCAGCATAGACGGCCATCGTGCTATCGAGCAGCGTATCGTAATTGAACTTCACAAAATCACGATATACCCATCCCGAACCGATCCAGTCATCAAACAAAGTCGGTTCTGGTCCGTTTATGATATGACAATCAACTTCGACGAATGCCGGTATCATAACGTCATTCTTCTCGAGTATTATCCTGGCCGGGTTCTCCCCTTCACGTGAGGAGATATAGCAGAAACCAGTATCACGCGGTACGATCATTATTCCCTTGGCCGCCTGTATCTGCTCCAACTCAATATAATTGAAGTAGAGAATAACAGAATCGCCCTGTGCGATTCCGTACCGGATCGAATCGCTGTTGAAATCACCGCCCGGCGTCGTCCAGGGTACATCCAAATTTCTCCTCGTCCAGTCAGCTTCGTACTCACTGAATTCAACGTCCATCAAGTGCAGGCTGAAAGGAACCGTATCATTATTGAATGAATTCCTTATGTTGAGAATCATTCTTATCTCATCGAGCCCCAGATAAGTAGAATCCGGGAAGTCAAAAACGAGCATGGCACGGGATTCGTATTCCGCGTTCTTGCCAAACACCAGGTTAACCGCGCTGCCGGTATTAATATTCTTGTATTCGGTGAACGTTGAGAACAGATTGAGTTCAAGAAATTGAGGGGTGAATTCCCCTCGTTGACGTAGTTCGTCTTCTCCAACTGGCAGCTCATTGCACGCCAGGAAAATCAGCGATATAATCAGAATGCACTGTTTCATTAAGCTAATCATAATCATATTTTTCAATAAGTCAAGTTAGAAATAGATATCTTGCTCGTCGTAGCAGGACTCACATCGCGATCTTCTCGTGAGGGTCGTGCAGAATGGATGTGCACATGAAAGTTCATTTCTTCTCTGACCATTCACCGAATGTGAAGATGCTGCTCCGACCGGGGCTACTCATGCTCAGACACGAGCATTGGGCTCCATGAACCGCAGTGAGTCCGCGAGTCGTCATAGGGCATGTATTCGTAAGGCTATTTTTAAGGATGCACTTGACAGACTAACATATTTGATTATATTTAGTTGTGGCGACCGCAAAAATGCCCATATTACAAGAGAAATTGAGCACAATCATCCTAGCTGCAGGTGTCGGCAAGCGCATGAAATCGAAAACTCCAAAAATACTACACCGGATATTGGGCAGACCCATAATTTCATTCGTTTTAGAGCTGGCACGCGGCATCGGCAGCGCGCAGACTATCCTGGTTGTCAGTGACTGCTCCGGTGATTTCTTCGAATCGCTTGGCGGCAGTGTCTGCTATGCTATCCAAGAAGAGCCGCTCGGCACAGGTGACGCCGCGGCCAAAGGGCTCGAGAAGACGGAGCATGACAATGTACTCATACTGTGCGGTGATGTACCCTTGCTCCAAAAGAGAACAATCCTCGATCTGATAGAATACCACAATAATCAAAATGCGTGTGTGACGGTTCTTACCTGTCAAATAAAAGATCCCTTCGGATATGGCAGGATAATCCGCGATCAGGATGGTCATGTTAAGGAAATCATCGAACAGACCGACGCCAACCCTGAACAGCAAAGGATCAATGAAATAAATGCCGGTGTCTACTACGGCAAGACGAAGCCGATCATGTCCGCCCTCAATGAAGTCACGACCGATAACAAGCAAGGAGAGTACTACCTGACCGATGCGATTCATAGTATGGTAAAAACGGGGAAATCAGTATCCGGCTATATGATAGATCGCGAAGAGGAAATAACTGGCATAAACACACAGGAACAACTCGCGCGGGTCCGCGCACTGGTGAAGAGTAGATGGTTCGACCTTTTGATGAGACGCGGTGTTTGCATCGAAGACCCAGTGACAACGAACATCGACCTGTCCGTCAAGATCGGTGACGGGGTTCAAATAAGGCCATACAGCTTGATCGAAGGCAACACAACGATCAGCGATGGTGATACCATCGGACCCTTTGTCTGGATAAAAGACGGCAAGGTGGTCTGCTCTACAAATGTATAGCATGAACACGTAGATATGAGTTCATCCGGCAAGGCTCTGCTCTACATACTCGTGATCACGCTCGCCGCATTTCTGATATCGATAATATTCATGTATACCCGCGAAAACCCTGAGGCGATACGCAAGAAGAACAGTAGTATGCGCGTCGAAGTTCTTAACGGGTGCGGTGAGAACCGGTTAGCAATCAAGGTTGCCAACGTACTCAGAAGAAAGGGGTTCAATGTAGTCAAGATCGGTAATGCCACACAGTCTGATTTCGAGCAGACAGTTGTGATCGAACGCAGCGTGGATGATTACAGCAACGCGAAATATTTTGCCAAACGGATAAAATGCAAATATATCGGTAAAGATATCGACCCTGCGCTACATCTGGATGTAAGCCTGATTCTCGGTCGTGATTATTCAGAGTATTTTGCCGACGTCTCTGAGAAATTTTAGGAGAAATCGAGTGAAAAGTGAAAGTGCGTCACTAGTCAAGAAACTTGCCAATATGATCGATCAGAAAAAGGGTGAGGACATCGTTGTTTTCGATTTGCGCGACCTCTCCCCTATCACTGATTACTTCGTCATTTCAACTGGGCTTTCCGATGTGCACGTCAAGACGATCGCCGAACACATCATGAAATCCGAATCACCCCAGCATGCAGAAGGACTGGAAGCAGCCTCGTGGGTACTCCTCGATTTCATAGACGTCATAGTCCACGTTTTTTCAAAGGACGCACGAGAGTTCTACGGGTTGGAGCGATTGTGGGGTGATGCACCGGTCGTGGAATACAAAAGTGATTAGGGAAGACCTCAGAAAAATACTCAAAGAAGAATTCCCCGGTGAGGAAATCATCATCGACTATGTTCCAAGAGGCAAAGATGGCGACTATTATACAAATCTCGCGTTCAAGATCGCCTCGCGTGAAGGAGCAAACCCAATGGATGTTGCCAACAGCATCGCCAGCAAAATACAAAACCCTATCATAAAAGAAATTACCGTCCATCATCCCGCATTTATCAACTTCACTCTCGACGAAAAATACCTGCATGAACAAATATCAAAGGACATGGAGCTCAATATCGGTGAAGGCAAAAAGGTTTTGGTTGAGTATGTAAGCGCGAATCCGACCGGACCCATAAACGTTGTGAGCGCGCGGGCAGCAGCCGTAGGTGATTCTCTTGTGAGAATGCTGAGAAAAACGGGTTTCCGCGCATATGCCGAGTATTATGTCAATGATGTGGGGAAACAGACCGATCTTCTTGCCGAAAGCGTCATTCAGCGCCGGATTGAACTCTCGGGCGGCGACGCCCACATACCGGATAATGGCTACCATGGTGAATACCTACGAAAAGTTGCAGAGGAAGTCATTGCCCGGGGTCTTGAAAGCTACGAAGATATCAAGAAGTATTGTATTGATTACTTTGTTAAGGATCACCAAAAGGTAATGCGTGATTTCGGAGTGGAATTCGACGTCTGGACACTCGAGTCTGATTTGTACAAGTCGGATTATATTGATAAAGCCTT
The candidate division WOR-3 bacterium genome window above contains:
- a CDS encoding sigma-54 dependent transcriptional regulator, coding for MKNKILLLDDEASLIKWLGYALEQKGYQVFATTDPKDAMAEVKNQHYDLIISDIKMPEIDGFEFLRKVRGIHPDVPFIFITAYGSMDSAINALRDRASDYILKPFSIDELAVRIRANLSGYLKGPTKIIGTSKQMRSTLAMLDKIAATDTTVLLLGESGTGKELFAREIHNRSKRAKSNFVTVSCAAMPDTLLESELFGYKRGAFTGATTDKEGLFRTADKGTFFLDEIGDASPTIQVKILRLLEEREIVPLGATKPIKVDVRLIAATNKNLSEELRKGSFREDLYYRLNVIPLVLPPLRERHDDIPLLARHFLKEICTRENIGERVLRVDSLKILNNYNWPGNVRELRHVIERAAILSDSHYLEPQHLGLPRPRGKSLNQIQSEEITRVVKECNGNMSEAARILGVSRATLYRRFKNTKKRKK
- a CDS encoding NTP transferase domain-containing protein; translation: MATAKMPILQEKLSTIILAAGVGKRMKSKTPKILHRILGRPIISFVLELARGIGSAQTILVVSDCSGDFFESLGGSVCYAIQEEPLGTGDAAAKGLEKTEHDNVLILCGDVPLLQKRTILDLIEYHNNQNACVTVLTCQIKDPFGYGRIIRDQDGHVKEIIEQTDANPEQQRINEINAGVYYGKTKPIMSALNEVTTDNKQGEYYLTDAIHSMVKTGKSVSGYMIDREEEITGINTQEQLARVRALVKSRWFDLLMRRGVCIEDPVTTNIDLSVKIGDGVQIRPYSLIEGNTTISDGDTIGPFVWIKDGKVVCSTNV
- a CDS encoding LytR C-terminal domain-containing protein, translating into MSSSGKALLYILVITLAAFLISIIFMYTRENPEAIRKKNSSMRVEVLNGCGENRLAIKVANVLRRKGFNVVKIGNATQSDFEQTVVIERSVDDYSNAKYFAKRIKCKYIGKDIDPALHLDVSLILGRDYSEYFADVSEKF
- the rsfS gene encoding ribosome silencing factor, with amino-acid sequence MKSESASLVKKLANMIDQKKGEDIVVFDLRDLSPITDYFVISTGLSDVHVKTIAEHIMKSESPQHAEGLEAASWVLLDFIDVIVHVFSKDAREFYGLERLWGDAPVVEYKSD